The proteins below are encoded in one region of Clostridium pasteurianum DSM 525 = ATCC 6013:
- a CDS encoding phosphatidylserine decarboxylase, producing the protein MIKYYNRKTKNYEIEKIAGEKYLNWTYNSPVGMTILEKFIKKKLFSKIYGLYCNSKISSYKIKKFATDFNINMSHSEKSFNDFKSFNDFFSRKLIKSSRPIADNKNFLISPCDGKIIVYNNINMNNIIQVKGITYKLNDLIQNDSISKTYEKGTCIIARLCPTDYHRFHFLDNGICESTIKIKGNYYSVNPIALNKINNLFCQNKREWSIFNSDNFGKILYVEIGATCVGSIIQTYMPNKKVLKGMEKGYFKFGGSTIVLFLEHNKVIIDEDILTESKLGIETKVLMGERIGTKLN; encoded by the coding sequence ATGATTAAATATTATAATAGAAAAACTAAAAATTATGAAATAGAAAAAATAGCTGGAGAAAAGTATTTAAATTGGACTTATAATTCCCCCGTTGGAATGACAATTTTAGAAAAATTTATTAAGAAAAAACTTTTTTCTAAAATTTATGGTCTTTATTGTAATTCAAAAATAAGCAGTTATAAGATAAAAAAATTTGCAACTGATTTCAATATTAATATGTCTCATAGTGAAAAATCCTTTAATGATTTTAAATCTTTTAATGATTTTTTTTCAAGAAAGCTAATAAAATCTTCTAGGCCTATTGCTGATAATAAGAATTTCCTTATCTCTCCTTGTGATGGTAAAATAATAGTTTATAATAATATAAATATGAATAATATAATACAAGTAAAAGGAATAACTTATAAACTTAATGATCTTATACAAAATGATTCTATTTCTAAAACCTATGAAAAAGGCACTTGTATTATTGCAAGGCTATGCCCTACAGACTATCATAGATTTCATTTTTTAGACAACGGTATCTGTGAATCTACTATTAAAATTAAAGGAAACTATTATTCTGTTAATCCTATAGCCTTAAATAAAATAAACAACTTATTTTGTCAAAATAAAAGAGAATGGAGCATATTTAATTCTGATAATTTTGGAAAAATACTTTACGTAGAAATAGGTGCTACTTGCGTTGGTTCGATAATTCAGACTTATATGCCAAATAAAAAGGTTTTAAAAGGTATGGAAAAAGGTTATTTTAAATTTGGTGGTTCAACTATAGTACTTTTTTTGGAACACAACAAAGTAATCATAGATGAAGATATACTTACTGAATCAAAACTTGGTATTGAAACAAAGGTGTTAATGGGAGAACGAATAGGAACAAAACTTAATTAA
- a CDS encoding TetR/AcrR family transcriptional regulator, with product MNKTKDNIFYSAIKVFSNNGYNGATMDEIASNAGVAKGTLYYHFKSKEEIFKYIIEEGVNLMKNEIDEATDKEKTALEKLKAVCRVQLNLIYKNRDFFKVIASQLWGKELRQLELRDIMRNYVVHIEEFVKDAMEAGSIKKGNSLFVAYAFLGTLCSVSLYEVINAENDNINNTIENLMNYILNGIGLQN from the coding sequence ATGAATAAAACCAAAGATAATATTTTTTACTCTGCAATTAAAGTTTTTTCCAATAATGGATATAATGGAGCTACTATGGATGAAATAGCTAGTAATGCAGGTGTTGCCAAGGGAACTTTATATTATCATTTTAAAAGTAAAGAAGAGATATTTAAATATATAATTGAGGAAGGGGTTAATCTCATGAAAAATGAGATTGATGAAGCAACTGATAAAGAAAAAACCGCACTTGAAAAATTAAAAGCAGTATGCAGAGTTCAATTAAATTTAATATATAAAAATAGAGATTTTTTTAAAGTTATTGCCAGTCAGCTTTGGGGTAAAGAGCTTAGACAGTTAGAACTCAGAGATATAATGAGAAATTATGTTGTTCATATTGAAGAGTTTGTAAAGGATGCTATGGAAGCAGGTTCTATTAAAAAGGGAAATTCTTTATTTGTGGCCTATGCATTTTTAGGAACATTATGTTCAGTATCACTTTATGAAGTAATAAATGCAGAAAATGATAATATTAATAATACCATTGAAAATTTAATGAATTATATATTAAATGGTATAGGATTACAAAATTAG
- a CDS encoding spore germination protein, with protein sequence MKKIKDFFSLNEPENFDNNLLSYSVIKNNNEKKYNNQKLFKTLEQNEQYLKSIFNNCYDLTIRKISLYNENKGKIAIAYLNEFTTEKLINDSIINKFPLNLSAQNDIEESIKYTLAINDNNICENFAQCIDAILDGNVIIFSDMLNKAFIENIKSPPERSIEEPNIESTIRGPREGFTESMSKNIILLRKKIKNINLKTEKHTIGKNVKSNIVICYMEDAVDKKILEEVKARIRKINIDTFASNYVLEAISDDKFSLVPTIFKTERPDVAASKLLEGKILILVDNTPIVLSIPALFVEFMQASDDYYTNYIPATLNRCFRYIGLMITLTLPGIYVALVTFHHELIPTPFITTIIKARAGIPLPSMWECFLMLSAYEIIREAGLRIPKTIGQTVSIVGTLILGEAAARAGIVSEPMIIVVAFVGTALYTIPSPELNSMILFIRYIILLLGGALGIFGVLCGLLFLITYMTSRRSFGVPYMYPIMPFSLKRNEDVIVRTPIEKLDKKMKLFRR encoded by the coding sequence ATGAAAAAAATAAAAGATTTTTTTTCATTAAATGAACCAGAAAATTTTGATAATAATCTTTTGAGTTATAGCGTGATAAAAAACAATAATGAAAAAAAATATAATAATCAAAAATTATTTAAAACACTTGAACAAAATGAACAATATTTAAAAAGTATTTTTAATAATTGCTATGATTTAACTATAAGAAAAATATCATTATATAATGAGAATAAAGGTAAAATTGCAATTGCTTATTTAAATGAATTTACTACAGAAAAATTAATTAATGATAGTATAATAAATAAATTTCCACTAAATTTAAGTGCTCAAAATGATATAGAAGAATCAATAAAATATACTCTTGCAATAAATGATAATAATATTTGTGAAAATTTTGCTCAATGTATAGATGCTATTCTTGATGGAAATGTAATTATTTTTTCAGATATGTTAAACAAAGCATTTATAGAAAATATTAAAAGCCCTCCTGAAAGATCTATTGAAGAACCAAATATTGAAAGTACAATAAGAGGGCCTAGAGAAGGATTCACAGAATCAATGTCTAAAAACATAATTCTTTTAAGGAAAAAAATTAAAAATATAAATTTAAAGACTGAAAAACACACAATTGGAAAAAATGTAAAGTCTAATATTGTCATATGTTATATGGAAGACGCTGTTGATAAAAAAATATTGGAAGAAGTTAAGGCAAGGATTAGAAAAATAAATATAGATACGTTTGCATCTAATTATGTTTTAGAAGCTATTTCTGATGATAAGTTTTCTTTAGTACCAACAATTTTTAAAACTGAGAGACCAGATGTAGCAGCATCTAAATTATTAGAAGGTAAAATTCTTATTCTTGTAGATAATACTCCAATTGTACTATCAATACCAGCGTTATTTGTAGAATTTATGCAAGCTAGTGATGACTATTATACAAATTATATACCAGCTACTTTAAATAGATGCTTTAGATATATAGGTCTAATGATAACACTTACATTGCCAGGTATATATGTTGCTTTAGTAACTTTTCATCATGAGCTTATACCAACTCCATTCATTACAACTATAATAAAGGCTCGAGCTGGAATACCTCTTCCCTCCATGTGGGAATGTTTTTTAATGCTTTCAGCTTATGAAATAATAAGGGAGGCAGGTCTTAGAATACCAAAAACAATTGGTCAAACTGTAAGTATAGTGGGAACTTTAATTCTTGGAGAGGCTGCAGCAAGAGCTGGCATAGTAAGTGAACCCATGATAATTGTGGTTGCCTTTGTAGGAACAGCCCTTTATACTATTCCATCTCCGGAATTAAATTCAATGATTCTTTTTATTAGATATATTATATTGCTTTTAGGAGGCGCTTTGGGGATTTTTGGTGTTCTCTGTGGTTTATTATTTTTAATCACATATATGACATCTAGACGTTCTTTTGGGGTTCCTTATATGTATCCAATAATGCCATTTAGTTTAAAAAGAAATGAAGATGTTATTGTTAGAACACCTATAGAAAAATTGGATAAAAAAATGAAATTATTTAGAAGATAA
- a CDS encoding Ger(x)C family spore germination protein, producing MKKIFNKFIIMLLILSMPTISFTGCKDATEIEKLAVILAVGFDVTSDNDYQVSIEIMDSSTLISKGRQTITYCAKGETVFKAIDNIYKNIGQKFNYAHIQYIVIGDNMAKKGIASIIDFSLRYNQIRPTIPFLVTNGEARDIIETNICTNVIPAISVTDLLNLQRNRGETIYTTNLDFVNSIAHGSRSTTCGLINIDKHKLDTHVNYNLSGAAVFNKDKLVGYLSTRETVGLNWIRGDINRYIVMIEYPENYKISLDVTDSSSNTDIDMSENNNVNIKVNIKSRSSIREMTGMVDPNKNPSIMDILSKRQNEIIYNDAYLVINKAQRDFQLDIFDFGNTIMRKYPNQWDYMKNNWNDAFKNMKIDINVDSRVNKTGVLSKPPI from the coding sequence ATGAAAAAGATTTTTAATAAATTTATTATAATGTTATTAATATTATCTATGCCTACTATAAGTTTTACAGGTTGCAAAGATGCTACAGAAATAGAAAAATTAGCAGTTATATTAGCTGTAGGATTTGATGTGACCAGTGATAATGATTATCAAGTTAGCATTGAAATTATGGATAGTAGTACTCTAATTTCAAAAGGCAGGCAGACAATTACCTATTGTGCAAAAGGAGAAACTGTTTTTAAAGCGATAGATAATATTTATAAAAATATAGGACAAAAATTTAATTATGCTCATATACAATATATAGTTATTGGAGATAATATGGCGAAAAAAGGAATAGCATCTATTATAGATTTTTCTTTAAGATATAATCAAATAAGACCTACTATACCTTTTTTAGTTACAAATGGAGAAGCTAGAGACATTATAGAAACTAACATTTGTACTAATGTTATACCTGCTATATCTGTAACAGATTTATTGAATTTGCAAAGAAATAGGGGAGAAACCATATATACTACTAATTTGGATTTTGTAAATAGTATAGCACATGGATCTAGATCAACCACTTGTGGTTTAATTAATATTGATAAACATAAATTGGATACACATGTTAATTATAATTTAAGTGGTGCAGCTGTATTCAATAAAGATAAACTTGTAGGATATTTATCTACTAGAGAAACAGTAGGATTAAATTGGATTCGTGGAGATATAAATAGATATATAGTAATGATAGAGTATCCTGAAAATTATAAGATAAGCTTAGATGTTACAGATTCCTCTTCGAATACAGATATAGATATGAGTGAAAATAATAATGTAAATATAAAAGTTAATATTAAGTCAAGATCTTCCATTAGAGAAATGACTGGAATGGTAGATCCTAATAAAAATCCAAGTATTATGGATATACTTTCTAAGAGACAAAATGAAATTATTTATAATGATGCTTATTTAGTAATAAATAAAGCACAAAGAGATTTTCAACTTGACATATTTGATTTTGGAAACACTATAATGAGAAAATATCCTAATCAATGGGATTATATGAAGAATAATTGGAATGATGCTTTTAAGAATATGAAAATAGATATTAATGTTGACTCTAGAGTTAATAAAACGGGAGTACTTTCCAAGCCACCAATATAA
- a CDS encoding ABC1 kinase family protein produces MHRNSVYRLKEIVKVLAYYGFGFIVDSKLNGNKKSPENLRKAFEELGPTFIKIGQILSTRPDLLPLPYIKELSKLQNNVPPENFIDIENLFFEELSSTIDNTFLYFDKTPIGSASIAQVHDAILKDGRFVIVKIQRPGIAEMMKTDLSIIKKLLNITKTKFTDALIDPKEAIDELFISTTQELDFINEINNIKKFKKLNEDVKFVRTPYTIDKLCTEKIIVMEKIVGIKIDNLKKLLNEGYDLEELGKKLTLSYFKQVFQDGFFHGDPHPGNLLIRENHICYIDFGIMGTISKSLKISLNDAILAVAYHDVNKMISVIMSIGVKKGYVNRNSLYESIEYLFDNYISVSLKNIKISVMLQEIFQISKNNNIKLPKELTMLLKSTLMIEGVIARISPELSIVDVLIPYVKSQNQNLFFRNFDFDNLLLNGFKFVKSSSEFPSKFVELSESIIRGRAKIQLQHNNLQKPIKDLNRMVNRMVFAIIISSMIIGSSLILRTNIGPKLHDISIIGISGFMIAALMGFYLLISILRSGTL; encoded by the coding sequence ATGCATAGGAATTCCGTATATAGATTAAAGGAGATAGTTAAAGTTTTAGCTTATTATGGATTTGGATTTATTGTGGATTCAAAGTTAAATGGCAATAAAAAGTCACCTGAAAATTTAAGAAAAGCTTTTGAAGAATTGGGTCCTACCTTTATAAAAATAGGACAAATTTTGAGCACAAGACCAGATTTATTACCCTTGCCTTATATAAAAGAATTATCTAAATTGCAAAATAATGTTCCTCCTGAGAATTTTATCGACATAGAAAATCTATTTTTTGAAGAATTAAGTAGCACAATTGATAATACATTCTTATACTTTGATAAAACTCCCATAGGCTCTGCTTCTATTGCTCAGGTTCATGATGCTATTTTAAAAGATGGTAGATTTGTTATTGTAAAAATTCAACGTCCAGGAATAGCTGAAATGATGAAAACAGATTTATCTATAATAAAAAAGTTATTAAATATAACAAAAACTAAATTTACAGATGCATTGATAGATCCAAAGGAGGCCATAGACGAATTATTTATATCTACTACTCAAGAATTAGATTTTATAAATGAAATAAACAACATAAAAAAGTTTAAAAAATTGAATGAGGATGTTAAATTTGTACGTACTCCGTATACCATTGATAAATTGTGCACTGAAAAAATAATTGTTATGGAAAAAATAGTAGGTATAAAAATAGATAATTTAAAAAAGCTTTTAAATGAAGGCTATGACTTAGAAGAACTAGGTAAAAAACTTACACTTTCATATTTTAAACAAGTATTTCAAGATGGCTTTTTTCATGGAGATCCTCATCCAGGCAACCTGCTTATAAGGGAAAATCATATATGCTATATTGATTTTGGAATAATGGGTACAATTTCAAAATCATTAAAAATTTCTTTAAATGATGCAATACTTGCTGTTGCCTATCATGATGTAAATAAAATGATTTCTGTAATTATGTCTATAGGAGTAAAAAAAGGTTATGTAAATAGAAATTCACTTTACGAGTCTATAGAATATCTATTTGATAACTATATATCTGTTTCTTTGAAAAACATAAAAATTTCAGTTATGCTTCAAGAAATTTTTCAAATTTCAAAAAATAATAACATAAAACTTCCAAAAGAACTTACAATGTTATTAAAAAGTACACTTATGATAGAGGGTGTAATTGCAAGAATATCTCCCGAATTATCTATTGTGGATGTATTAATACCTTATGTAAAATCTCAAAATCAAAATCTATTTTTTAGGAACTTTGATTTTGATAATTTGTTATTAAATGGATTTAAATTTGTAAAAAGTTCTTCTGAATTTCCATCAAAGTTTGTAGAACTTTCTGAAAGTATAATTAGAGGAAGAGCCAAAATACAATTACAACATAATAATTTGCAAAAACCTATCAAAGATTTAAATAGAATGGTTAATAGGATGGTTTTCGCTATTATTATTTCTTCAATGATTATTGGTTCTTCTCTAATACTTAGAACAAATATAGGTCCGAAACTACATGATATTTCAATTATTGGAATAAGTGGATTTATGATAGCCGCTTTAATGGGATTTTATCTATTAATATCAATATTAAGATCTGGCACTTTATAA
- a CDS encoding phasin family protein, whose amino-acid sequence MVDQLKKALLAGLGSAAYTYEKASKIIDEMVEKGKLTIDEGKELSEELKNDIISKSEKLKPVTKKDIVDILKDANFATKDEILDIKNRLSKLEEKLK is encoded by the coding sequence ATGGTAGACCAATTAAAAAAGGCACTTCTTGCTGGTCTTGGTTCAGCTGCCTACACCTATGAAAAAGCCTCTAAAATCATTGATGAGATGGTTGAAAAAGGTAAATTGACTATTGATGAAGGTAAAGAATTATCTGAAGAATTAAAAAATGATATTATATCAAAAAGTGAAAAACTTAAACCTGTAACTAAAAAAGATATTGTAGACATATTAAAGGACGCTAATTTCGCAACCAAAGATGAAATTTTGGATATTAAAAATAGACTTAGCAAACTTGAAGAAAAACTTAAATAA
- a CDS encoding nucleoside deaminase — MEEVYINHALKEAEKAKDIGEVPVGAIIVKDNIILARAHNLKEKLKDCTAHAEILAIKKASKILNNWRLNNCEMYITLEPCPMCASAIVASRIKRVYIGTFDPNIGACGSVVNILQNEYLKYNVDVRWLYSENCSKIVTDFFKDRRK, encoded by the coding sequence ATGGAAGAAGTATACATAAATCATGCATTAAAAGAAGCGGAGAAAGCTAAAGATATTGGAGAGGTACCAGTTGGAGCCATTATAGTTAAAGATAATATAATATTAGCCAGAGCACATAATCTTAAAGAAAAATTGAAGGATTGTACAGCTCATGCGGAAATATTAGCAATAAAAAAAGCCTCTAAAATATTAAATAATTGGAGATTGAATAATTGTGAAATGTATATTACTTTAGAACCATGTCCTATGTGTGCTTCAGCAATTGTTGCTTCTAGAATTAAAAGAGTTTATATAGGTACTTTTGATCCTAATATAGGAGCATGTGGCTCTGTAGTTAATATACTTCAAAATGAATATTTGAAGTATAATGTAGATGTTAGATGGTTATATTCAGAAAATTGTAGTAAAATTGTTACAGACTTTTTTAAAGATAGAAGAAAATAG
- a CDS encoding HD domain-containing protein — MVDKIIESMIDYFGNDVRRINHALKVYSFARCIGKLEKLDRDKQTILEISAVLHDIGIKISEEKYNSSSGKYQELEGPGIARHILEKFHINDDKLNRILYIIGNHHSYSKIDGIDFQILVESDFLVNIFEDCLDKNSIESIKIKYFKTNAGIKYINTMYE; from the coding sequence ATGGTAGATAAAATAATTGAGAGTATGATTGATTATTTTGGAAATGATGTTCGTAGAATTAATCATGCATTAAAGGTGTATTCATTCGCTAGATGTATAGGTAAGCTAGAAAAATTAGATAGAGATAAACAAACAATTTTAGAAATCTCAGCAGTTTTACACGATATAGGAATAAAAATAAGTGAAGAAAAGTATAATTCATCTTCGGGAAAATATCAAGAATTAGAAGGCCCTGGTATTGCTAGACATATATTAGAAAAATTTCATATCAATGATGACAAGTTAAATAGAATTTTGTATATTATAGGTAATCATCATAGTTATTCTAAAATAGATGGCATAGATTTTCAAATATTGGTGGAATCTGATTTTTTAGTTAATATATTTGAAGATTGCTTAGATAAAAATTCTATAGAAAGTATAAAAATTAAATATTTTAAGACAAATGCTGGAATAAAGTATATAAATACTATGTATGAATAA
- the lgt gene encoding prolipoprotein diacylglyceryl transferase, whose amino-acid sequence MNPIAFTILGLSIRWYGILIACGMLIAIIIARFTSKIKDVNYDELFNIILISLPLAVIGARLYYVIFNFNYYENNLIEIFNTRQGGLAIHGGVITGLITAYLYTYYKKLNFWKFADVATPSIILAQAIGRWGNFFNQEAHGGPVSYDFIKHFPNFIQNGMYINGIYYHPTFLYESIWNLFVFLILLILLKNTKKTGLVIFTYIGLYSIGRFFIEGLRTDSLMLGSIRVAQLISLIGIIIWIIFLLITYKKNNIFK is encoded by the coding sequence ATGAATCCAATAGCATTTACAATACTAGGTCTATCTATACGTTGGTATGGTATATTAATTGCTTGTGGCATGTTAATTGCTATAATAATTGCTCGTTTTACATCAAAAATTAAAGATGTGAATTATGATGAACTATTTAATATTATTTTAATATCTTTACCCTTGGCTGTAATAGGAGCAAGATTATACTATGTAATATTTAATTTTAATTATTATGAAAATAATTTAATAGAAATCTTTAATACACGTCAAGGTGGCTTAGCTATACATGGAGGTGTTATTACTGGTTTAATAACTGCTTATCTGTATACATATTATAAAAAACTTAATTTTTGGAAATTCGCTGACGTAGCTACACCATCAATAATTCTTGCTCAAGCTATTGGCAGATGGGGAAATTTCTTTAATCAAGAAGCCCATGGAGGTCCAGTTTCTTATGATTTTATAAAACATTTTCCTAATTTTATACAAAATGGTATGTATATAAATGGTATCTATTATCATCCTACGTTTTTATATGAATCTATATGGAACTTATTTGTATTTTTAATATTATTAATATTATTAAAGAATACAAAGAAAACAGGTCTTGTAATATTCACATATATTGGTCTGTATTCCATTGGAAGATTTTTTATAGAAGGTTTAAGAACAGATAGTTTAATGTTAGGATCTATTAGAGTTGCTCAACTGATAAGCTTAATAGGAATAATAATTTGGATAATATTTTTATTAATTACATATAAAAAAAATAATATTTTTAAATAA